From Acidobacteriota bacterium, a single genomic window includes:
- a CDS encoding four helix bundle protein: MRDGRDDGPQRERDEKGAKHGGNIAQGSRGFGAKIASPTAFRVRSHGTLEHASFKKRPVNGLGTLGALPSRVGAKSHKELIAWQLADALRREIYSLISGGLAAADLRFRSQAEDAASSTCRNLAEGFARFNPREFAQYARYSASSNCEVGDLIEDGLARRFWTAEQAARAQDLQVRAGIAVGRLQRYLRSKRARRNVVRILSRDEAR, from the coding sequence GTGCGCGACGGGCGAGACGACGGCCCACAACGTGAACGAGACGAGAAAGGTGCGAAGCATGGGGGGAATATAGCGCAAGGTTCGAGGGGGTTCGGTGCAAAAATCGCCTCGCCAACGGCTTTCCGAGTACGCAGCCACGGCACTCTGGAGCACGCCAGCTTCAAGAAAAGGCCGGTAAACGGCCTCGGCACGCTCGGTGCTTTGCCTTCACGCGTGGGCGCGAAATCGCACAAGGAGCTGATTGCGTGGCAGCTCGCTGACGCTCTGCGCCGCGAGATCTACTCGCTGATCTCCGGCGGACTCGCGGCAGCGGATCTGCGTTTCCGCTCCCAGGCGGAAGATGCGGCCAGTTCGACGTGCCGCAATCTCGCGGAAGGCTTTGCCAGGTTCAATCCGCGCGAGTTCGCGCAATACGCGCGATATTCCGCATCCTCGAACTGCGAAGTCGGGGACCTGATCGAGGACGGACTGGCGCGGCGCTTCTGGACGGCCGAACAGGCCGCACGGGCTCAAGACCTTCAGGTCAGAGCCGGAATTGCCGTGGGCCGCCTGCAGCGCTACCTGCGATCGAAACGCGCGAGGCGAAATGTGGTAAGAATCCTCAGCCGCGACGAAGCGAGGTGA
- a CDS encoding M20/M25/M40 family metallo-hydrolase, producing the protein MLRTFLVSFTLWAVVSPVAHAQATDLDPRIQKLIAAVSEQRLERLLTKLSSFETRNTMATADAPTRPLVAARQWMFDELKNASPRLQVTFDTYQLPRQGQRILRDVELSNVMAVLPGKSARRIYISGHYDSLARSPRAAQEQSFDWLNADNRAPGANDDGSGTVLTMELARVFAGSGIEFDATLVFIAFAGEEQGLVGAKAHAQKAAAEKAAIEAVLNNDMVGNSRGGANGAIDSESMRVFAEGPEDSPSRQIARFIQRWATRYYPSHQVRPIARHDRFGRGGDHTAFNQNGYAGVRLTESNENYARQHSVDDTVDGVDFTYLARNARVNVAAAAVLALAPPAPQVNGPRGPLLGRQPSGYDARLRWDASPGAAGYRIFWRRAWAPDWEHELAVGNVTEHVLQDVSIDDYVFGVAAIGPGGHESLVSAYVNPPRADERVITRE; encoded by the coding sequence ATGCTTCGCACCTTTCTCGTCTCGTTCACGTTGTGGGCCGTCGTCTCGCCCGTCGCGCACGCCCAGGCCACCGATCTCGATCCCAGGATTCAGAAACTGATTGCCGCCGTGTCCGAGCAGCGGCTCGAGCGGCTTCTGACGAAGCTTTCCAGCTTCGAAACGCGCAACACCATGGCAACCGCCGACGCGCCCACGCGGCCGTTGGTCGCGGCCCGCCAGTGGATGTTCGATGAGTTGAAGAACGCGAGCCCGCGGTTGCAGGTGACCTTCGACACGTACCAACTGCCCAGGCAGGGGCAGCGGATTCTTCGCGACGTCGAGCTGAGCAACGTGATGGCGGTCCTGCCCGGCAAGTCGGCGCGACGCATCTACATCAGCGGCCACTATGATTCCCTCGCGCGCAGCCCGAGGGCGGCGCAGGAGCAGTCCTTCGACTGGCTGAATGCCGACAACCGCGCCCCCGGCGCCAATGACGACGGCAGCGGCACGGTGCTGACGATGGAGCTGGCGCGCGTGTTTGCCGGGAGCGGTATCGAGTTCGACGCGACGCTGGTGTTCATCGCGTTTGCCGGCGAAGAGCAGGGGCTCGTCGGGGCAAAGGCGCACGCGCAGAAGGCCGCGGCGGAGAAGGCCGCGATCGAGGCCGTGCTGAACAACGACATGGTAGGGAACAGCCGCGGCGGCGCGAACGGCGCCATCGACAGCGAGTCGATGCGGGTATTCGCGGAAGGCCCCGAGGATTCCCCTTCGCGGCAAATCGCGCGCTTCATCCAGCGCTGGGCGACGCGCTACTACCCCTCGCACCAGGTCCGGCCGATTGCCCGTCACGATCGGTTCGGCCGCGGCGGCGATCACACCGCGTTCAACCAGAACGGATATGCCGGCGTGCGCCTGACCGAATCGAACGAGAACTACGCGCGGCAGCACAGCGTGGACGACACGGTCGACGGCGTGGACTTCACCTACCTCGCGCGCAACGCGCGCGTGAACGTGGCGGCGGCTGCCGTGCTGGCCCTCGCGCCGCCGGCGCCGCAGGTGAACGGGCCTCGCGGTCCTCTGCTCGGGCGGCAGCCGAGCGGCTACGACGCGCGCCTTCGCTGGGACGCCTCGCCCGGCGCCGCCGGGTATCGCATCTTCTGGCGCCGCGCCTGGGCGCCGGACTGGGAGCACGAGCTTGCCGTCGGCAACGTGACGGAGCACGTGCTCCAGGACGTGTCGATTGACGATTACGTGTTCGGCGTCGCCGCCATCGGGCCGGGGGGGCACGAGAGCCTGGTCTCGGCGTACGTGAACCCGCCACGGGCGGACGAGAGGGTCATCACCAGAGAATAG
- a CDS encoding PilZ domain-containing protein: MAVEDDDKRERERVPILGELRGEVMVFQPMNILDISAGGAQIETAFPLQLDSLHDFRLTLGDRSIVVKGRVAHCHIGDLDEERIGYRTGVEFIDPPEHVRSAIKDFVSTLKAARRVD; the protein is encoded by the coding sequence ATGGCCGTTGAAGACGACGACAAGCGGGAACGCGAGCGGGTTCCCATCCTCGGCGAGCTGCGGGGCGAGGTCATGGTGTTTCAACCCATGAACATCCTCGACATCAGCGCCGGAGGGGCGCAGATCGAGACGGCCTTCCCGCTCCAGCTCGACTCGCTCCACGATTTCCGCCTGACCCTCGGCGACCGCTCGATCGTGGTCAAAGGGCGGGTGGCGCACTGCCACATCGGGGACCTCGACGAGGAGCGCATCGGCTACCGGACCGGCGTCGAATTCATCGACCCCCCCGAGCACGTCCGCAGCGCGATCAAGGACTTCGTCAGCACGCTCAAGGCGGCGAGGCGGGTGGACTGA
- a CDS encoding aldehyde dehydrogenase family protein: MPTALTATTYYNYIDGQWTPSSSGQLFENRNPANTGDLIGVFQKSTRTDVEAAVEAARRAYDRWRLVPAPRRAEIVYKAAQILVARKEQFARDMTREMGKVLAETRGDVQEAIDMSFLYAGEGRRMFGQTTPSELPNKFAMSVRQPIGVCGVITPWNFPMAIPSWKIIPAIICGNTVVFKPATLTPLSAVNFVKVLEEAGLPKGVVNIVTGGGEEVGDSILDNPHVRVVSFTGSTLVGRHVNEACAPAFKKVHLEMGGKNVIMVMDDANIELAVDGALWGGFGTTGQRCTAASRVVVHEKAYTPFLDAFVTRARSLVVGDGLDEKNQMGPAVSESQLKTDMDYVAIGKGEGAKLVCGGHRLDKGAHARGYFHEPTIFADVDSKMRIAREEIFGPVVSVIPCTSLDQAIEIGNGVEYGLSASIYTQDINRAFTAMRELYTGIFYVNAPTIGAEVHLPFGGTKSTGNGHRESGVAALDLFSEWKSIYIDYSGKLQRAQIDTEQV; the protein is encoded by the coding sequence ATGCCGACCGCGCTTACCGCAACCACCTACTACAACTACATCGACGGTCAGTGGACCCCGTCCAGCTCCGGTCAGCTCTTCGAGAACCGCAACCCGGCCAACACCGGCGACCTGATCGGCGTCTTCCAGAAGTCGACGCGCACGGACGTGGAGGCGGCGGTCGAGGCCGCGCGGCGGGCCTACGACCGCTGGCGGCTCGTGCCGGCGCCGCGCCGCGCCGAGATCGTCTACAAGGCGGCGCAGATCCTCGTCGCGCGCAAGGAACAGTTCGCGCGCGACATGACCCGCGAGATGGGGAAGGTGCTCGCCGAGACGCGCGGCGACGTGCAGGAAGCGATCGACATGTCCTTCCTGTACGCCGGCGAGGGGCGGCGCATGTTCGGCCAGACGACGCCGTCCGAGCTTCCGAACAAGTTCGCGATGTCGGTCCGCCAGCCGATCGGCGTCTGCGGCGTCATCACGCCGTGGAACTTCCCGATGGCGATCCCGTCGTGGAAGATCATTCCCGCGATCATCTGCGGCAACACCGTCGTCTTCAAGCCCGCCACGCTGACTCCGCTCTCGGCGGTGAACTTCGTGAAGGTCCTGGAGGAGGCCGGCCTCCCGAAGGGGGTCGTGAACATCGTCACCGGTGGCGGGGAGGAAGTCGGCGACTCGATTCTGGACAACCCGCACGTGCGCGTCGTGTCGTTCACCGGGTCCACCCTCGTGGGGCGGCACGTCAACGAGGCGTGCGCGCCGGCGTTCAAGAAGGTCCACCTCGAGATGGGCGGCAAGAACGTCATCATGGTGATGGACGACGCCAACATCGAGCTGGCGGTTGACGGCGCCCTTTGGGGTGGCTTCGGGACGACGGGGCAGCGCTGCACGGCGGCCAGCCGCGTGGTCGTGCACGAGAAGGCGTATACGCCGTTCCTCGACGCCTTTGTGACGCGCGCCAGGTCGCTCGTCGTGGGCGACGGCCTGGACGAGAAGAACCAGATGGGGCCGGCGGTCAGCGAGAGCCAGTTGAAGACCGACATGGACTACGTCGCGATCGGCAAGGGCGAGGGGGCGAAGCTGGTGTGCGGCGGCCACCGGCTCGACAAGGGGGCGCACGCGAGGGGGTACTTCCACGAGCCGACGATCTTCGCCGACGTGGATTCGAAGATGCGCATCGCGCGCGAGGAGATTTTCGGGCCGGTCGTGTCGGTGATTCCCTGCACGTCGCTCGACCAGGCGATTGAGATCGGCAACGGCGTGGAGTATGGCCTGTCGGCGTCGATCTACACGCAGGACATCAACCGCGCGTTCACCGCGATGCGCGAGCTGTACACCGGCATCTTCTACGTGAACGCGCCCACCATCGGCGCGGAGGTGCACCTGCCGTTCGGCGGCACGAAGAGCACCGGCAACGGCCACCGCGAATCGGGCGTCG